One window from the genome of Roseisolibacter agri encodes:
- a CDS encoding sensor histidine kinase: MPSLFPGAGPGPEGRRVGVLVALLVASFALTAVLAWQAMDAAHSHRATAERTLRDYAQFAALQMASRAKEGIYARASGVLARPTDLMGGERPDAAARLAAQLDSALDMRHKKGCVDPRRGFTTAAASIGPHDRSRFLFRLDLRTNELRQVLGCAGGPPRDWLRETVAHHALGVFRKSWDHADVVAEAGGKRWMLAYAVRFDDWDKPAAAFGFGAPFRDFAKPVFVDAMRYGALLPPSLVGGTPNDSLLSVVVTDDRGAELYRSAVEYDSPFTAQYRLDKFGGLVVNLTLRPDVADRLVIGGLPRQRLPQLLALLALTGALVIVAILQIRREYALARLRADFVSNISHELRTPLAQVRMFAETLLLGRVRSEAEGRRSLEIIDQEARRLTHLVENVLQFSRSERRVTRLSPEPTRLADEVRDTVEAFTPIAQARGVSVACEPTCDVHASVDRAALRQALLNLLDNAVKYGPTGQTVRVGLRAVGPFAHLWVEDQGPGIAPRDRERVWLPFFRLERDAGSAVAGSGIGLAVVRDLVTLHGGRVRVEDAPGGGARLLLELPADAAPAVPPVDVPPHAMPAPLGVAREPHSVS; encoded by the coding sequence ATGCCCTCTCTGTTCCCGGGCGCCGGCCCCGGCCCCGAAGGCCGCCGCGTGGGCGTGCTCGTCGCGCTGCTGGTCGCCAGCTTCGCGCTCACCGCGGTCCTCGCCTGGCAGGCGATGGACGCCGCGCACTCGCACCGCGCCACCGCGGAGCGCACGCTGCGCGACTACGCGCAGTTCGCCGCGCTGCAGATGGCGTCTCGCGCGAAGGAGGGGATCTACGCCCGCGCCAGCGGCGTGCTCGCGCGTCCCACGGACCTGATGGGCGGTGAGCGTCCGGACGCCGCCGCGCGCCTGGCCGCGCAGCTGGACAGCGCGCTCGACATGCGGCACAAGAAGGGGTGCGTCGACCCGCGGCGCGGCTTCACGACCGCGGCCGCGAGCATCGGCCCGCACGACCGGTCGCGCTTCCTCTTCCGCCTCGACCTGCGCACGAACGAGCTGCGCCAGGTGCTCGGCTGCGCGGGAGGCCCGCCGCGCGACTGGCTGCGCGAGACGGTCGCGCACCACGCGCTCGGCGTCTTCCGGAAGTCGTGGGACCACGCCGACGTGGTGGCGGAGGCGGGCGGCAAGCGCTGGATGCTGGCGTACGCGGTGCGCTTCGACGACTGGGACAAGCCGGCGGCGGCGTTCGGCTTCGGCGCGCCCTTCCGCGACTTCGCGAAGCCCGTGTTCGTGGACGCGATGCGCTACGGCGCGCTGCTGCCGCCGTCGCTCGTGGGCGGCACGCCCAACGACTCGCTGCTGTCCGTGGTGGTGACCGACGATCGCGGCGCGGAGCTGTATCGCTCGGCCGTCGAATACGACTCGCCGTTCACGGCGCAGTATCGCCTGGACAAGTTCGGCGGGCTGGTGGTGAACCTCACGCTGCGCCCCGACGTCGCCGACCGGCTGGTGATCGGGGGGCTGCCGCGCCAGCGGCTGCCCCAGCTGCTCGCGCTGCTGGCGCTCACGGGCGCGCTGGTGATCGTCGCCATCCTGCAGATCCGCCGCGAGTACGCGCTGGCGCGGCTGCGCGCCGACTTCGTGAGCAACATCTCGCACGAGCTGCGCACGCCGCTGGCGCAGGTGCGCATGTTCGCGGAGACGCTGCTGCTCGGCCGCGTGCGCAGCGAGGCCGAGGGGCGCCGCTCGCTGGAGATCATCGACCAGGAGGCGCGGCGGCTCACGCACCTGGTGGAGAACGTGCTGCAGTTCTCGCGCAGCGAACGCCGCGTGACGCGCCTCTCGCCCGAGCCCACGCGCCTCGCCGACGAGGTGCGCGACACGGTGGAGGCGTTCACGCCCATCGCGCAGGCGCGCGGCGTGAGCGTCGCGTGCGAGCCGACGTGCGACGTGCACGCGTCGGTCGATCGCGCGGCGCTGCGGCAGGCGCTCCTCAACCTGCTGGACAACGCGGTCAAGTACGGCCCCACCGGGCAGACGGTACGCGTGGGGCTGCGCGCCGTGGGGCCGTTCGCGCACCTCTGGGTCGAGGACCAGGGCCCCGGCATCGCGCCGCGCGACCGCGAGCGCGTCTGGCTCCCGTTCTTCCGCTTGGAGCGCGACGCCGGGTCGGCGGTCGCGGGGAGCGGCATCGGGCTCGCCGTCGTGCGCGACCTCGTGACGCTGCACGGCGGCCGCGTGCGCGTGGAGGATGCGCCGGGCGGCGGCGCGCGCCTGCTGCTGGAGCTGCCCGCGGACGCCGCGCCGGCCGTGCCGCCCGTCGACGTTCCCCCGCACGCGATGCCCGCCCCGCTCGGCGTCGCGCGCGAGCCCCACTCCGTCTCGTGA
- a CDS encoding response regulator transcription factor, with product MPRIVVVEDNPDLAFGLRNNLEIEGYEVDVAPDGPAGLAAVRAGAPDLVLLDLMLPGLDGFRVLKTLRDEGRQMPVLILTARGEEADKVRGLHLGADDYVTKPFGVLELLARVRALLRRAARDSAAAAPADAAAAPGVAGSTAAACARFGAVEIEPAARRVTRAGAEIPLAPLEYDLLQALVRRGGAVATRLDLLREVWGYSAAVVSRTVDTHIAELRRKLEEDPARPRHILTVRKVGYRLQP from the coding sequence ATGCCGCGCATCGTCGTCGTCGAGGACAATCCCGACCTGGCCTTCGGCCTCCGCAACAACCTCGAGATCGAGGGCTACGAGGTGGACGTCGCGCCCGACGGACCCGCGGGCCTCGCGGCCGTGCGCGCGGGCGCGCCCGACCTCGTGCTGCTCGACCTCATGCTGCCGGGGCTCGACGGCTTCCGCGTGCTGAAGACGCTGCGCGACGAGGGGCGCCAGATGCCGGTGCTGATCCTCACCGCGCGCGGCGAGGAGGCCGACAAGGTGCGCGGGCTGCACCTGGGCGCCGACGACTACGTCACCAAGCCGTTCGGCGTGCTGGAGCTGCTGGCGCGCGTGCGCGCGCTGCTGCGCCGCGCCGCGCGCGACTCGGCCGCCGCTGCCCCCGCGGACGCGGCGGCCGCACCGGGCGTCGCGGGCAGCACGGCCGCGGCGTGCGCGCGCTTCGGCGCGGTGGAGATCGAGCCGGCCGCGCGCCGCGTCACGCGCGCCGGTGCGGAGATCCCGCTCGCGCCACTGGAGTACGACCTGCTGCAGGCGCTCGTGCGCCGCGGCGGCGCGGTCGCGACGCGCCTCGACCTGCTGCGCGAGGTGTGGGGCTACAGCGCGGCGGTCGTCAGCCGCACGGTCGACACGCACATCGCGGAGCTGCGCCGCAAGCTGGAGGAGGATCCCGCGCGGCCGCGGCACATCCTCACGGTGCGCAAGGTCGGCTACCGGCTGCAGCCGTAG
- a CDS encoding YigZ family protein has protein sequence MSDRYPIPAGEHRAQQEISRSRFIATIAPAATVEDAQAFIARMRAEFPDATHNCWAFVVGPPGSTGRVGMSDDGEPHGTAGRPMLTVLLHSGVGDVAAVVTRYYGGTKLGTGGLVRAYGGAVQHALESMPRAERVEWIDCVLTIGYGDVTVVQQLIAGHEGRVAEESYAADVTYRVTLPDARRDAFAAAVLDATRGQALVD, from the coding sequence GTGAGCGACCGCTACCCCATCCCCGCCGGCGAGCACCGCGCACAGCAGGAGATCTCGCGCAGCCGCTTCATCGCCACCATCGCGCCCGCCGCGACGGTGGAGGACGCGCAGGCCTTCATCGCGCGCATGCGCGCCGAGTTCCCCGACGCGACGCACAACTGCTGGGCGTTCGTCGTCGGGCCGCCGGGGAGCACGGGCCGCGTGGGCATGAGCGACGACGGCGAGCCACACGGCACCGCCGGTCGCCCGATGCTGACGGTGCTGCTGCACTCGGGCGTCGGCGACGTGGCCGCGGTGGTGACGCGCTACTACGGCGGCACGAAGCTCGGCACCGGTGGCCTCGTGCGCGCGTACGGCGGCGCCGTGCAGCACGCGCTCGAATCGATGCCGCGCGCCGAGCGGGTGGAGTGGATCGACTGCGTGCTGACGATCGGCTACGGCGACGTGACCGTCGTGCAGCAGCTCATCGCGGGCCACGAGGGCCGCGTCGCGGAGGAGTCGTACGCGGCCGACGTGACGTACCGCGTGACGCTCCCCGACGCGCGGCGCGATGCGTTCGCGGCGGCGGTGCTGGACGCGACGCGGGGGCAGGCGCTGGTCGACTGA
- a CDS encoding acyl-CoA dehydrogenase C-terminal domain-containing protein: MPTYKAPLDDIRFLLTEVLDVEQLSRLPGYEEATPDMLLAVLEEGAKLCEQYLAPVNQSGDAEGCRYENGVVTTPKGFREAYDEFVKGGWPAMTAPTEFGGQGLPHLTRFVLNEMMCAANLSFAMYPELGHGVAMTLEKWGNAELKQRFMPKIVDGTWTGTMCLTEAHAGTDLGIIRTKAVPAGDGAYKVTGTKIFISAGDHDLAENVIHLVLAKLPDAPAGTKGISMFIVPKFLPTEEGGVGTPNGVTCGSIEHKMGIKGNATCVMNFDGATGWLVGEEHKGMRAMFTMMNGARLGVGLQGLGLAEVAYQNALAYTKDRIQGRALTGKKAPEQEADPIIVHPDVRRMLLTQKAYIEGERALAYWVGQLIDIEEKHPDEEKRKEAEDLVALMTPIIKGFLTDTGFESANLALQCLGGHGYIKEYGLEQFVRDARIAQIYEGTNGVQALDLIGRKVPEGNGRLLRRFLALVQADLKEAQADARVSDLAAQLGDAVRKTQESIMTVIQKAMQNPDEAGAAATDFLRMMGLVATGWMWLKMARVALDRLPSANGEARFYDAKVKTARFYFAKLLPQVDALAATMQSGAATVMELEAAAF, translated from the coding sequence ATGCCGACCTACAAGGCGCCGCTCGACGACATCCGCTTCCTCCTCACCGAGGTCCTCGACGTCGAGCAGCTCTCGCGGCTGCCGGGCTACGAGGAGGCCACGCCGGACATGCTGCTGGCCGTCCTCGAGGAGGGCGCCAAGCTGTGCGAGCAGTACCTCGCGCCCGTCAACCAGAGCGGCGACGCCGAGGGGTGCCGCTACGAGAACGGCGTCGTCACGACGCCGAAGGGCTTCCGCGAGGCGTACGACGAGTTCGTGAAGGGCGGCTGGCCCGCGATGACGGCGCCCACGGAGTTCGGCGGGCAGGGGCTGCCGCACCTCACGCGCTTCGTGCTGAACGAGATGATGTGCGCCGCCAACCTCTCGTTCGCGATGTACCCGGAGCTCGGCCACGGCGTCGCGATGACGCTCGAGAAGTGGGGCAACGCGGAGCTGAAGCAGCGCTTCATGCCGAAGATCGTCGACGGCACGTGGACGGGCACGATGTGCCTCACCGAGGCGCACGCCGGCACGGACCTCGGCATCATCCGCACGAAGGCGGTGCCCGCGGGCGACGGCGCCTACAAGGTCACGGGCACCAAGATCTTCATCTCCGCGGGCGACCACGACCTGGCCGAGAACGTGATCCACCTCGTGCTGGCCAAGCTGCCCGACGCGCCCGCGGGCACGAAGGGGATCTCGATGTTCATCGTGCCCAAGTTCCTCCCCACCGAGGAGGGCGGCGTCGGCACGCCGAACGGCGTCACCTGCGGCTCCATCGAGCACAAGATGGGGATCAAGGGCAACGCGACGTGCGTCATGAACTTCGACGGCGCGACGGGCTGGCTGGTGGGCGAGGAGCACAAGGGGATGCGCGCGATGTTCACGATGATGAACGGCGCGCGCCTCGGCGTCGGCCTGCAGGGGCTCGGCCTCGCGGAGGTCGCGTACCAGAACGCGCTCGCCTACACGAAGGACCGCATCCAGGGCCGCGCGCTCACCGGCAAGAAGGCGCCGGAGCAGGAGGCCGACCCGATCATCGTGCACCCCGACGTGCGCCGCATGCTGCTGACGCAGAAGGCGTACATCGAGGGCGAGCGCGCGCTCGCGTACTGGGTCGGGCAGCTGATCGACATCGAGGAGAAGCACCCCGACGAGGAGAAGCGGAAGGAGGCCGAGGACCTGGTCGCGCTGATGACGCCGATCATCAAGGGCTTCCTGACGGACACGGGCTTCGAGAGCGCGAACCTCGCGCTGCAGTGCCTGGGCGGCCACGGCTACATCAAGGAGTACGGGCTGGAGCAGTTCGTCCGCGACGCGCGCATCGCGCAGATCTACGAGGGGACGAACGGCGTGCAGGCGCTCGACCTGATCGGCCGCAAGGTGCCGGAGGGGAACGGCCGGCTGCTGCGCCGCTTCCTCGCGCTGGTGCAGGCGGACCTCAAGGAGGCGCAGGCGGACGCGCGCGTGTCCGACCTCGCCGCGCAGCTCGGCGACGCGGTGCGCAAGACGCAGGAGAGCATCATGACGGTCATCCAGAAGGCGATGCAGAACCCCGACGAGGCGGGCGCCGCGGCGACCGACTTCCTGCGGATGATGGGGCTGGTCGCGACGGGCTGGATGTGGCTGAAGATGGCGCGCGTGGCGCTCGACCGGCTGCCGAGCGCGAACGGCGAGGCGCGCTTCTACGACGCGAAGGTGAAGACGGCGCGCTTCTACTTCGCGAAGCTGCTGCCGCAGGTGGACGCGCTGGCGGCGACGATGCAGAGCGGCGCGGCGACGGTGATGGAGCTGGAGGCCGCGGCCTTCTGA
- a CDS encoding Ig-like domain-containing protein: MQNPSASRRARTGALAVVLSGAAAACTPLSAPDENACSGAQCIDSIQIIATRRYLLVGDTTRLQGEVLTRNGVATPFSWRAAQPSVATVNASGLVTAVGRGRGQIVAIPASDTSVFASVAFDVVSGDSSTVPFVVGVTDVATRSAIRYGGAVGDSIDITLEYASGRLPDQVVQAAQLRITGGGRDTTLTLAQPGAPGTIGRGSVRLRFTPPAGSTVRPFAQGYYTARTILQLAGGRTLSVEIPALFAVVR, encoded by the coding sequence ATGCAGAATCCCTCCGCCTCCCGCCGCGCCCGCACGGGCGCGCTCGCCGTCGTGCTGTCCGGCGCGGCCGCCGCCTGCACGCCCCTCAGCGCCCCGGACGAGAACGCGTGCTCCGGGGCGCAGTGCATCGACAGCATCCAGATCATCGCCACGCGCCGCTACCTGCTGGTGGGCGACACGACGCGGCTGCAGGGCGAGGTGCTGACGCGCAACGGCGTCGCGACCCCGTTCAGCTGGCGCGCCGCGCAGCCGTCGGTCGCGACCGTCAACGCGTCGGGGCTGGTGACGGCCGTCGGACGCGGGCGCGGGCAGATCGTCGCGATCCCCGCCAGCGACACCAGCGTCTTCGCGTCGGTGGCGTTCGACGTCGTCAGCGGCGACTCGAGCACGGTGCCGTTCGTCGTCGGCGTGACCGACGTCGCGACGCGCTCCGCCATCCGCTACGGCGGCGCGGTGGGCGACTCGATCGACATCACGCTGGAGTACGCCTCCGGTCGGCTCCCCGACCAAGTGGTGCAGGCAGCGCAGCTCCGCATCACCGGCGGCGGGCGCGACACGACGCTCACGCTCGCGCAGCCGGGGGCGCCCGGGACCATCGGCCGTGGCTCCGTGCGCCTGCGCTTCACGCCCCCCGCGGGGAGCACGGTGCGTCCGTTCGCGCAGGGCTACTACACGGCGCGCACGATCCTGCAGCTGGCCGGCGGGCGGACGCTGAGCGTCGAGATCCCGGCGCTGTTCGCCGTCGTGCGCTGA
- a CDS encoding TolB family protein — MRARPERVAIAAVALLALGCGDSTGPGGAGSDAPVVARVGIEAGAPALLVEAPSDTWPRVLAAPPDSTGPAQSLQEPRWRPDGARLAFVAVAQGVGRLLVATPGGTVDTKVRIAAVPYWGTPVAWSPDGGAIAAAVTALGDRRALTTRVVAADLATGTTRVLHESGSDGGPRVEPTTAVRWATDGRVYVATIVGQTGPDSLPTPVSRVWAIDGGGVRRLVRDSLVGLVQDLAPDASWVLALRRRFVSSVAPFRTADDYRELARIDVRTGAATALASRERLPVPLLTPGDPRVTNDRIRWARLSADGARVVVAINVEQGDPFATRLVYRALTRDGAAVGDLPGDPTEAPGSVALLR; from the coding sequence ATGCGCGCTCGGCCTGAGCGTGTGGCGATCGCGGCGGTCGCGCTCCTCGCGCTCGGCTGCGGCGACTCGACCGGGCCGGGCGGCGCCGGAAGCGACGCACCTGTCGTGGCGCGCGTCGGCATCGAGGCCGGCGCCCCGGCGCTGCTGGTCGAGGCGCCGTCGGACACGTGGCCGCGCGTGCTCGCGGCGCCGCCGGACTCCACCGGGCCCGCGCAGTCGCTGCAGGAGCCGCGCTGGCGCCCGGACGGCGCGCGGCTCGCCTTCGTCGCGGTGGCGCAGGGCGTGGGGCGGCTGCTCGTGGCGACGCCCGGTGGCACCGTCGACACGAAGGTCCGCATCGCGGCCGTCCCCTACTGGGGCACGCCGGTCGCCTGGTCGCCGGACGGCGGCGCGATCGCCGCCGCGGTGACGGCGCTGGGGGACCGTCGCGCGCTCACGACGCGCGTGGTGGCCGCCGACCTGGCGACGGGCACGACGCGCGTGCTGCACGAGTCGGGATCGGACGGCGGTCCGCGCGTCGAGCCCACGACCGCGGTGCGCTGGGCGACCGACGGTCGGGTGTACGTCGCCACGATCGTCGGTCAGACGGGACCCGACTCGCTGCCGACGCCCGTCTCGCGCGTGTGGGCGATCGACGGCGGCGGCGTCCGGCGCCTCGTGCGCGACTCGCTCGTGGGGCTCGTGCAGGACCTCGCGCCGGACGCGAGCTGGGTGCTGGCGCTGCGCCGCCGCTTCGTCTCGAGCGTGGCGCCCTTCCGCACCGCGGACGACTACCGCGAGCTGGCGCGCATCGACGTGCGCACCGGCGCGGCGACGGCGCTCGCGAGCCGCGAACGGCTGCCGGTCCCACTGCTCACGCCGGGCGACCCGCGCGTGACGAACGACCGCATCCGCTGGGCGCGCCTGAGCGCCGACGGCGCGCGCGTCGTGGTCGCGATCAACGTCGAGCAGGGCGATCCGTTCGCGACGCGGCTCGTGTATCGCGCACTGACGCGCGACGGCGCGGCGGTCGGCGACCTCCCGGGCGACCCGACGGAGGCGCCGGGCAGCGTGGCGCTGCTGCGGTGA
- a CDS encoding M20/M25/M40 family metallo-hydrolase, translated as MRIAIRSLAALGLVALPALASAQTFRTADPVIRRMWQVGMDSSQTERLAQVLIDSIGPRLSGTAGFESAVSWLERTYQSFGVPARRERYGTWRGWRAGPVHLDLMAPHVRSLEARFLAWSPGTGGRPVDGTVVAIPALADAQAADAWLRTVRGSFVLASAPEPMCRAPQELAANARAATVQRIAARRTELQREHAQRLQALAPAGTTPNELSRVVHARLEAAGVAGILTSLWSNGWGVNKIFGATAERVPTLDVSCEDYGLMHRLASRGQGPRARLTATAEKPAAEVPMFNVVAELKGTELPDEYVLLSAHLDSWHGAQGATDNGTGTITMLEAMRILKAAYPRPRRTILVGHWGGEEQGTIGSLAFAEDHPEVVQGLQTVFNQDNGTWRFEMLEGQGFIGASANLARWVSQLPSELSDSLRLQVPGAQANTGSDHTSFVCRSTPAFRLQSPYAEYRQYTWHTNRDTFDKIVFDDLRQNATTAAMLAYAASEDPTRTSHDVAILLGANGQPRSWPTCNKARRSAGAQP; from the coding sequence ATGCGAATCGCCATCCGCTCGCTGGCCGCTCTCGGCCTCGTCGCCCTCCCCGCGCTCGCCTCCGCGCAGACCTTCCGCACCGCCGACCCGGTGATCCGCCGGATGTGGCAGGTGGGGATGGACTCGTCGCAGACCGAGCGGCTGGCGCAGGTGCTCATCGACTCCATCGGGCCGCGCCTGTCGGGGACGGCCGGCTTCGAGTCGGCCGTGTCCTGGCTGGAGCGCACCTACCAGTCGTTCGGGGTGCCGGCGCGGCGCGAGCGGTACGGCACCTGGCGCGGCTGGCGGGCCGGCCCCGTGCACCTCGACCTCATGGCGCCGCACGTGCGCTCGCTCGAGGCGCGCTTCCTGGCGTGGAGCCCCGGCACCGGCGGCCGCCCGGTCGACGGGACGGTGGTCGCGATCCCGGCACTCGCCGACGCGCAGGCCGCCGACGCCTGGCTGCGCACCGTGCGCGGGAGCTTCGTGCTCGCCTCCGCGCCCGAGCCGATGTGCCGCGCGCCCCAGGAGCTGGCGGCCAACGCGCGCGCGGCGACGGTGCAGCGGATCGCCGCCCGCCGCACCGAGCTGCAGCGCGAGCACGCGCAGCGCCTGCAGGCGCTGGCGCCGGCGGGGACCACGCCCAACGAGCTGTCGCGCGTGGTGCACGCGCGGCTCGAGGCGGCGGGGGTGGCCGGCATCCTCACCTCGCTCTGGTCGAACGGCTGGGGCGTCAACAAGATCTTCGGCGCGACGGCCGAGCGCGTGCCGACGCTCGACGTGTCGTGCGAGGACTACGGGCTGATGCACCGCCTGGCGTCGCGCGGGCAGGGGCCGCGGGCGCGCCTCACGGCGACCGCCGAGAAGCCCGCCGCCGAGGTGCCGATGTTCAACGTCGTCGCCGAGCTGAAGGGCACCGAGCTCCCCGACGAGTACGTCCTGCTCTCGGCCCACCTCGACAGCTGGCACGGTGCGCAGGGCGCGACCGACAATGGCACCGGCACGATCACGATGCTCGAGGCGATGCGCATCCTGAAGGCCGCCTATCCGCGCCCGCGCCGCACGATCCTCGTGGGGCACTGGGGCGGCGAGGAGCAGGGGACGATCGGCTCGCTCGCCTTCGCCGAGGACCATCCCGAGGTCGTGCAGGGGCTCCAGACCGTGTTCAACCAGGACAACGGGACCTGGCGCTTCGAGATGCTGGAGGGACAGGGCTTCATCGGCGCGAGCGCGAACCTCGCGCGCTGGGTGTCGCAGCTCCCGAGCGAGCTGTCGGACAGCCTGCGCCTCCAGGTGCCCGGCGCGCAGGCGAACACGGGAAGCGACCACACCTCGTTCGTCTGCCGCTCCACGCCGGCCTTCCGCCTGCAGTCGCCGTATGCGGAGTACCGGCAGTACACCTGGCACACCAACCGCGACACGTTCGACAAGATCGTCTTCGACGACCTGCGGCAGAACGCGACGACAGCCGCCATGCTGGCCTACGCGGCCTCGGAAGATCCGACGCGCACCTCGCACGACGTGGCGATCCTGCTCGGCGCGAACGGGCAGCCGCGCAGCTGGCCGACGTGCAACAAGGCGCGACGCAGCGCGGGCGCGCAACCCTGA
- a CDS encoding VanZ family protein: MSASPGRPPYGDTGARLGAAVLAFVAAIVGAITLQPFRFAWPARLAIMGWDTGFDVIANVALFVPLGFLYALTRAARTATDAPRTQEATARARRLTLALALAHGALASLAIEVTQVFEPGRFPSPVDVVTNAMGALLGAWLHARASRQLGADTPLVGRLALELPVMGLLYVSLPLCTLAAVSAAAPDAPRLGGVAPRALALLLLAAFGGSLVGTVQRRQLGPAGALGKLAAVLVAAGWFLVGALPALATAPRTLLAGVALAGVAAWDLARRAPGVLPIERRFEAEALTLAAPFFAGYLLLLPLGDPPAGPDVWTRLGILRHVESLAAFTVGGYLLAEVWGRRELRYRHTAWRVAIAAAAAVTTLAVLRKDLGALPPSLLALTTHVFAAAYGGWLYHLQRAHVMALVTARRALAAAPIRRREARAA, encoded by the coding sequence GTGAGCGCCTCGCCCGGCCGTCCGCCCTACGGCGACACCGGCGCGCGCCTCGGCGCCGCCGTCCTCGCGTTCGTCGCCGCCATCGTCGGCGCGATCACGCTGCAGCCGTTCCGCTTCGCGTGGCCCGCGCGCCTCGCGATCATGGGCTGGGACACCGGCTTCGACGTGATCGCCAACGTCGCGCTCTTCGTGCCGCTCGGCTTCCTCTACGCGCTGACGCGCGCGGCGCGCACCGCGACCGACGCGCCGCGCACGCAGGAGGCGACGGCCCGCGCGCGCCGCCTGACGCTCGCGCTCGCACTCGCGCACGGCGCGCTGGCCAGCCTCGCGATCGAGGTCACGCAGGTGTTCGAGCCCGGGCGATTCCCGTCGCCCGTGGACGTCGTCACGAACGCGATGGGCGCGCTGCTGGGCGCGTGGCTGCACGCGCGCGCGTCGCGGCAGCTGGGCGCGGACACGCCGCTCGTCGGGCGGCTGGCGCTCGAGCTGCCGGTGATGGGGCTGCTCTACGTGTCGCTGCCGCTGTGCACCCTCGCCGCGGTGTCCGCCGCCGCGCCCGACGCGCCGCGCCTGGGCGGCGTGGCACCGCGCGCGCTCGCGCTGCTGCTGCTGGCGGCGTTCGGCGGATCGCTCGTGGGCACCGTGCAGCGGCGCCAGCTGGGGCCGGCGGGCGCGCTGGGGAAGCTGGCCGCGGTGCTCGTGGCAGCGGGCTGGTTCCTGGTGGGCGCGCTCCCCGCGCTGGCGACCGCGCCGCGCACGCTGCTGGCCGGCGTGGCGCTGGCCGGCGTGGCGGCGTGGGACCTGGCGCGCCGGGCGCCGGGCGTGCTCCCCATCGAGCGGCGCTTCGAGGCCGAGGCGCTGACGCTCGCCGCGCCGTTCTTCGCGGGCTACCTGCTGCTCCTCCCGCTCGGCGATCCGCCGGCGGGGCCGGACGTGTGGACGCGGCTGGGGATCCTGCGCCACGTCGAGTCGCTGGCGGCGTTCACCGTCGGCGGGTACCTGCTGGCCGAGGTGTGGGGCCGCCGCGAGCTGCGCTACCGGCACACCGCGTGGCGCGTGGCGATCGCCGCCGCCGCCGCGGTCACGACGCTGGCGGTGCTGCGCAAGGACCTGGGCGCGCTGCCGCCGTCGCTGCTCGCGCTCACGACGCACGTGTTCGCGGCGGCGTACGGCGGGTGGCTGTATCACCTGCAGCGCGCGCACGTGATGGCGCTGGTCACCGCGCGGCGCGCGCTCGCGGCGGCGCCGATCCGCCGGCGCGAGGCGCGCGCCGCGTGA